One genomic window of Thermoanaerobaculum aquaticum includes the following:
- a CDS encoding FAD:protein FMN transferase: protein MGTTLSVRVWANPPEDPCLLAEKAIGAVEETERRLSTWRQDSEFSALNRAPAGQAVPLSSELCHELSTALRWAQATGGAFDPTVGALIRAYDLRGPGRWPSPQELAQAQRAVGYEKLRLESCRLLKTAPDVVLEEGGFGKGAALDAALAAVGGKVQAVELNLGGQVSFWGKEALAVDLVHPDHRGEVVATWILPPGSVATSGNSERARWVDAKPLGHLLDPRSGQPARDFGSVAVWAPQGITADCLSTALFVLGPENAFRFLANHREVAAVFLVREGKGLRLLTTPHRGRLIPKANNVQVEEIVWPHQGQKEEKP from the coding sequence ATGGGGACCACGCTTTCGGTAAGGGTTTGGGCCAACCCCCCGGAAGACCCCTGCCTTTTGGCCGAAAAAGCCATTGGCGCGGTGGAGGAAACCGAGAGGCGGCTTTCCACCTGGCGGCAGGACAGCGAGTTTTCCGCCCTCAACCGGGCACCGGCGGGGCAAGCGGTGCCGCTTTCCTCCGAGCTCTGCCACGAGCTTTCCACGGCCCTGCGCTGGGCCCAGGCAACCGGCGGGGCCTTTGATCCCACGGTGGGAGCTTTGATCCGCGCCTATGACCTCCGGGGCCCGGGCCGCTGGCCAAGCCCTCAGGAGCTGGCGCAAGCCCAGAGGGCCGTGGGTTACGAGAAACTGCGCTTGGAAAGCTGCCGCCTTTTGAAAACCGCGCCGGATGTGGTTTTGGAGGAGGGTGGCTTTGGCAAAGGGGCCGCGCTGGACGCGGCGCTTGCCGCGGTGGGCGGCAAGGTGCAAGCGGTGGAGCTCAACCTGGGGGGCCAGGTGAGCTTTTGGGGAAAGGAAGCCCTGGCCGTGGATCTGGTGCACCCCGACCACCGCGGGGAGGTGGTGGCCACCTGGATCCTCCCCCCCGGCTCGGTGGCCACCTCGGGGAACAGCGAGCGTGCCCGCTGGGTGGACGCCAAGCCCCTGGGCCATCTTCTGGACCCCCGGAGCGGGCAGCCCGCCCGGGATTTTGGCTCGGTGGCGGTGTGGGCGCCGCAGGGGATCACCGCCGACTGCCTGTCCACCGCGCTTTTCGTCTTAGGGCCGGAAAATGCTTTCCGGTTTTTAGCGAACCACCGGGAGGTGGCGGCGGTTTTCCTGGTGCGGGAGGGAAAGGGTTTGCGCTTGCTCACCACCCCCCACCGGGGAAGGCTCATCCCCAAAGCAAACAACGTGCAGGTGGAGGAGATCGTTTGGCCGCACCAAGGCCAAAAGGAGGAAAAACCATGA
- a CDS encoding ABC transporter C-terminal domain-containing protein — MKRWLVAFVFCAFGVTLSAWGQTLEERVKALEAEVAALRQQVAAAQGAKDNARLSELERKLAVLAEELERLRLGELGEAMAAPRALGLGPAASRVYAAKPGVSLAGYGELLYQNFATTRDDGRPSGKVDVADAYRAVLYTGYKFDDRWIFNSELEVEHAHTEKGGAVELEFAYLDWLASPAANLRAGLILVPLGLVNEVHEPTTFFPARRAETETRILPATWMELGFGAYGDVGPFSYRTYVLTGLDASKFSASGFRSGRQSGALAKAESFAWAGRVDWTQTPGLLAGIGVYLGEAGQGLSTSDGRELSVPTRIFEAHAEYKLRGLTLRGLWAQATVGEAAALNRTLGLSGSAAVAEKLQGGYLEVAYDLLPAERRVLAPFIRYEKINTQKTMPAGFAANPANDQKILTLGVAFQPLPQIIFKLDAQNVQNRAKSGINQWNLALGYVF, encoded by the coding sequence ATGAAGCGATGGCTGGTTGCGTTTGTGTTCTGTGCGTTCGGTGTCACGCTTTCCGCCTGGGGGCAGACCCTGGAGGAAAGGGTCAAGGCGCTGGAAGCCGAGGTGGCGGCTCTCCGGCAGCAGGTGGCCGCCGCCCAGGGTGCCAAGGACAACGCGCGCCTTTCGGAGCTGGAGCGCAAGCTGGCGGTGCTCGCCGAGGAGCTGGAGCGCCTGCGCTTGGGCGAGCTGGGGGAGGCCATGGCCGCCCCCCGGGCCTTGGGGTTAGGCCCGGCGGCCTCCAGGGTGTACGCCGCCAAGCCCGGGGTTTCTTTGGCGGGTTACGGGGAGCTCCTTTACCAAAACTTTGCCACCACCCGCGATGACGGTCGCCCTTCGGGCAAGGTCGACGTTGCCGATGCTTACCGGGCGGTGCTTTACACCGGCTACAAGTTCGACGACCGCTGGATCTTCAACTCCGAGCTGGAGGTGGAGCACGCCCACACCGAAAAAGGGGGCGCCGTGGAGCTGGAGTTTGCGTACCTGGATTGGCTCGCCTCCCCAGCGGCCAACCTGCGGGCCGGCCTCATCCTGGTTCCCCTGGGCCTGGTGAACGAAGTGCACGAGCCCACCACCTTCTTCCCTGCCCGCCGGGCGGAAACCGAAACCCGCATCCTGCCCGCCACCTGGATGGAGCTGGGCTTTGGCGCCTACGGGGATGTGGGACCCTTCTCCTACCGCACCTACGTCCTCACCGGCTTGGATGCCAGCAAGTTTTCGGCCTCCGGCTTTCGCTCTGGCCGACAGTCGGGAGCTCTAGCCAAAGCCGAAAGCTTCGCCTGGGCGGGGAGGGTGGACTGGACCCAAACCCCAGGGCTTTTGGCCGGCATCGGCGTTTACCTGGGCGAAGCGGGCCAGGGGCTTTCCACCAGCGATGGCCGCGAGCTCTCGGTGCCCACCCGCATCTTTGAGGCCCACGCCGAGTACAAACTGCGCGGGCTCACGCTCCGGGGGCTTTGGGCCCAAGCCACGGTGGGCGAGGCTGCTGCCCTCAACCGCACCCTGGGGCTTTCGGGAAGCGCCGCGGTGGCTGAAAAGCTGCAAGGGGGCTACCTGGAGGTGGCCTACGACCTCCTCCCCGCCGAGCGCCGGGTGCTGGCACCGTTCATCCGCTACGAGAAGATCAACACCCAGAAGACCATGCCCGCAGGCTTTGCCGCCAACCCCGCCAACGACCAGAAGATCCTCACCCTGGGTGTGGCTTTCCAGCCCCTTCCGCAAATCATCTTCAAGCTGGACGCCCAAAACGTCCAAAACCGCGCGAAAAGCGGCATCAACCAGTGGAACCTGGCTTTGGGCTATGTGTTTTAA
- the tyrS gene encoding tyrosine--tRNA ligase yields the protein MKVSEQMDLLLKGCVDVVRPEDLEKRLEQAQKEGRGLVVKVGFDPSAPDLHLGHTVVIRKMRHFQMLGHTVVFLIGDFTGMIGDPTGKKATRPQLTREQVLANAETYKRQIFKLLDPEKTVVDFNSRWLGALTSEDWIRLTAKVTVAQMLERDDFAKRLAAGQPIALHELLYPVAQAYDSVALKADVELGGTDQLFNLLVGRDLMEKMGLPPQIVMTLPLLPGLDGVEKMSKSLGNYVAVEDPPEEMFGKLMSISDELMWLYWELLTDTPASELAALKKRVEQGQEHPMEVKFRLAHTITRDFHGEDAAREAEAHFRKVHQRREVPEEVQEITLPAGEPQLLAKLLVASGLAPSNAEARRLMSQGGVKVEGTVVSDPFTTVPCTAGSALLVQVGKRRFARLRFDPRS from the coding sequence GTGAAGGTTTCCGAGCAGATGGACTTGCTGTTGAAGGGGTGCGTGGATGTGGTGCGCCCCGAGGACCTGGAAAAAAGGTTGGAACAGGCACAAAAGGAAGGGCGAGGGCTGGTGGTAAAGGTGGGGTTTGACCCTTCGGCGCCGGACTTGCATTTGGGGCACACGGTGGTGATCCGCAAAATGCGGCACTTCCAAATGCTGGGGCACACCGTGGTGTTCTTGATTGGAGATTTTACCGGCATGATTGGCGACCCCACCGGGAAAAAAGCCACCCGGCCTCAGCTCACCCGGGAACAGGTGCTGGCCAACGCCGAAACCTACAAGCGGCAGATCTTCAAGCTCCTGGACCCGGAAAAGACGGTGGTGGACTTCAACTCCCGGTGGCTGGGGGCGCTTACCTCGGAGGACTGGATCCGCCTCACCGCCAAGGTAACGGTGGCACAAATGCTGGAGCGGGACGATTTTGCCAAGAGGCTGGCAGCTGGCCAGCCCATTGCCCTCCACGAGCTTTTGTACCCGGTGGCGCAGGCCTACGACTCGGTGGCCTTGAAGGCTGACGTGGAGCTGGGCGGCACCGATCAGCTCTTCAATTTGCTGGTGGGGCGGGACCTCATGGAAAAGATGGGCCTGCCGCCGCAAATCGTCATGACCCTGCCGCTGTTGCCGGGGCTGGATGGGGTGGAGAAGATGTCCAAGTCCCTGGGCAACTACGTGGCAGTGGAGGATCCCCCCGAGGAGATGTTTGGCAAGCTCATGTCCATTTCCGACGAGCTCATGTGGCTTTACTGGGAGCTTTTGACCGACACTCCGGCCTCGGAGCTGGCCGCCCTCAAGAAGCGGGTGGAGCAGGGGCAGGAGCACCCCATGGAGGTGAAGTTCCGGCTGGCCCACACCATTACCCGCGACTTCCACGGTGAGGACGCCGCAAGGGAAGCGGAGGCGCACTTCCGCAAGGTGCACCAGCGGCGGGAGGTTCCCGAGGAGGTGCAGGAAATCACCCTCCCCGCCGGGGAGCCCCAGCTCCTGGCCAAGCTGCTGGTGGCCAGCGGGCTTGCCCCCTCCAACGCCGAAGCCCGCAGGCTCATGAGCCAGGGGGGAGTAAAGGTAGAGGGGACGGTGGTTTCCGACCCGTTTACGACCGTCCCCTGTACGGCAGGATCGGCACTTTTGGTGCAGGTGGGCAAGCGCCGTTTTGCCCGTTTGCGCTTTGACCCCCGTTCGTAG